One stretch of Serinicoccus hydrothermalis DNA includes these proteins:
- a CDS encoding ABC transporter ATP-binding protein, producing the protein MSGAPAATTGIPAAVLDAHVVVDRGEFVLDAELRAPLGVTALLGPNGSGKTTALLGLAGLVGLARGHVRLGEEQWEGDARGRAPEQRSVGLVLAEPMLFPHLTLLDNVAFGPRARGMPRARARERAREELGRVGLADLARRRPGEVSSGQAQRAALARALATDPELLLLDEPLSALDPETRSRTRADLSHRLRDYPGVTVLTTHDPLDALTLADQLVFLEGGRVTQTGTPGEVVGRPRTAYVASLVGLNLLSGILVQKDPGWAVRLASSELALADPPAGAGEGDEVWATVNPEAVALFTDRPETSARNLWRLTVDSVTVTGQRARIHLSGEVSLVAEVTLGAVAALGITTGQQLWAAVKATEIHTYPA; encoded by the coding sequence GTGAGCGGCGCGCCGGCCGCGACCACGGGCATACCGGCGGCGGTGCTCGACGCCCACGTGGTGGTGGACCGTGGCGAGTTCGTCCTCGACGCCGAGCTGCGGGCGCCGCTGGGCGTGACCGCGCTGCTCGGGCCCAACGGGTCGGGCAAGACGACCGCGCTGCTGGGGCTCGCGGGACTGGTGGGACTCGCGCGGGGCCACGTCCGGCTCGGTGAGGAGCAGTGGGAGGGCGACGCGCGCGGCCGGGCGCCGGAGCAGCGCAGCGTCGGCCTCGTGCTCGCCGAGCCGATGCTCTTCCCGCACCTCACCCTGCTCGACAACGTCGCCTTCGGCCCCCGGGCCCGGGGTATGCCCCGTGCCCGGGCCCGCGAGCGCGCCCGGGAGGAGCTGGGTCGGGTCGGCCTCGCCGACCTGGCGCGACGGCGGCCGGGCGAGGTGTCGAGCGGGCAGGCGCAGCGCGCGGCACTGGCCCGGGCCCTGGCCACGGACCCCGAGCTGCTGCTGCTCGACGAGCCGCTGTCCGCGCTGGACCCCGAGACGCGCTCCCGGACCCGGGCCGACCTGTCCCACCGGCTGCGGGACTACCCCGGCGTCACCGTGCTCACCACGCACGACCCGCTCGACGCGCTGACCCTCGCCGACCAGCTCGTCTTCCTCGAGGGCGGCCGGGTCACCCAGACCGGCACGCCGGGCGAGGTCGTCGGGCGGCCGCGGACGGCATACGTCGCCTCGCTCGTGGGGCTCAACCTGCTCTCCGGGATCCTGGTGCAGAAGGATCCGGGCTGGGCGGTGCGCCTCGCGAGCTCGGAGCTGGCGCTCGCCGACCCCCCGGCCGGCGCCGGTGAGGGCGACGAGGTCTGGGCGACGGTCAACCCCGAGGCCGTGGCGCTGTTCACCGACCGCCCGGAGACCTCGGCCCGCAACCTGTGGCGGCTGACCGTCGACTCGGTGACGGTCACCGGCCAGCGAGCACGCATCCACCTCTCCGGCGAGGTGTCCCTGGTCGCCGAGGTGACCCTCGGCGCCGTCGCCGCCCTCGGCATCACCACCGGCCAGCAGCTCTGGGCCGCGGTCAAGGCGACCGAGATCCACACTTACCCCGCCTGA
- a CDS encoding ABC transporter permease, producing the protein MTATTTRRPPTGPAAAPARRRGAWSLRIPAGLGLAFIVLPLLALLLRTDWADLTTHLSAPVVGQSLRLSAVTTSATMVLVWLLGTPLAWLLARSESRLTAWARALVTVPLVLPPVVGGVALLLAWGRRGVLGGPLEAWFGITVPFTTVAVVMAELFVALPFYVVAVEGAMRGLDRRYDQVAATLGAGPLRTFLTVVVPMVLPGIAAGSALAWARALGEFGATITFAGSFPGRTQTAPLGVYAALEQDPQAAIALSVVMLTISVVVLGALRTRWLR; encoded by the coding sequence GTGACGGCGACGACCACCCGCCGCCCGCCGACCGGACCCGCCGCCGCCCCGGCGCGCCGCCGCGGGGCCTGGTCGCTGCGCATACCCGCCGGTCTCGGGCTGGCGTTCATCGTCCTCCCGCTGCTGGCGCTGCTCCTGCGCACCGACTGGGCCGACCTGACCACCCACCTGTCGGCGCCGGTCGTCGGGCAGTCGCTGCGGCTGTCGGCCGTGACCACGAGCGCCACGATGGTGCTCGTGTGGCTGCTGGGGACGCCGCTGGCCTGGCTGCTGGCCCGGTCGGAGAGCCGTCTCACCGCCTGGGCGCGCGCGCTCGTCACGGTGCCGCTGGTGCTGCCGCCGGTCGTCGGCGGCGTGGCGCTGCTGCTCGCGTGGGGGCGGCGCGGGGTGCTGGGCGGGCCGCTGGAGGCGTGGTTCGGGATCACCGTGCCGTTCACGACGGTCGCGGTCGTCATGGCCGAGCTCTTCGTCGCGCTCCCGTTCTACGTCGTCGCCGTCGAGGGCGCGATGCGGGGCTTGGACCGCCGCTACGACCAGGTCGCGGCCACCCTCGGCGCCGGTCCGCTGCGGACCTTCCTCACCGTGGTCGTCCCGATGGTCCTGCCCGGCATCGCGGCCGGCTCGGCCCTGGCGTGGGCCCGCGCGCTCGGCGAGTTCGGGGCCACCATCACCTTCGCCGGGAGCTTCCCGGGTCGGACCCAGACGGCACCGCTCGGGGTGTATGCCGCGCTCGAGCAGGACCCGCAGGCGGCCATCGCGCTGTCGGTCGTCATGCTCACGATCAGCGTCGTGGTCCTGGGCGCGCTGCGCACCCGGTGGCTGCGGTGA
- the modA gene encoding molybdate ABC transporter substrate-binding protein, which translates to MNGSAGRRAAALALLPALALAGCAAGEDSAGEPAETLTLTVLAAASLTDVLEPVADGFEGDHPGVDVELSFAASSTVVQQVNEGAGADVVALAGEASLEPLAAEHRHGDVVLFATNQLEIAVPVDNTAGIEDLDDLTGSDLTVVACAEQVPCGQAAATLLEEQGLDVQIASYEPDVRATLTKVELGEADAGLVYRTDVTSAEDRVAGVEIPAERNVVNRYPAVAVSEQELAQDFVDDLLSDTVQRTLTDAGFGAAPTDP; encoded by the coding sequence GTGAACGGGTCGGCCGGGCGCCGCGCCGCAGCCCTCGCGCTCCTGCCGGCGCTCGCGCTCGCCGGCTGTGCGGCCGGCGAGGACAGCGCCGGCGAGCCCGCGGAGACGCTGACCCTGACCGTGCTCGCCGCGGCCTCACTGACCGACGTGCTCGAGCCGGTCGCCGACGGCTTCGAGGGCGACCACCCGGGGGTCGACGTCGAGCTGAGCTTCGCGGCGAGCTCGACCGTCGTGCAGCAGGTCAACGAGGGAGCCGGCGCCGACGTCGTCGCGCTGGCGGGCGAGGCCTCGCTGGAGCCGCTGGCCGCCGAGCACCGGCACGGCGACGTCGTGCTCTTCGCCACCAACCAGCTGGAGATCGCGGTGCCCGTCGACAACACGGCGGGCATCGAGGACCTCGACGACCTCACGGGGTCCGACCTCACCGTGGTCGCCTGCGCCGAGCAGGTGCCGTGCGGCCAGGCGGCCGCCACCCTGCTCGAGGAGCAGGGCCTCGACGTCCAGATCGCCTCCTACGAGCCGGACGTCCGGGCGACGCTCACCAAGGTCGAGCTGGGCGAGGCCGACGCCGGCCTGGTCTACCGCACCGACGTGACCTCCGCGGAGGACCGGGTCGCGGGCGTCGAGATCCCCGCGGAGCGCAACGTCGTCAACCGCTATCCCGCCGTCGCCGTCTCCGAGCAGGAGCTGGCGCAGGACTTCGTCGACGACCTCCTGTCCGACACCGTCCAGCGGACCCTCACCGACGCCGGCTTCGGCGCCGCGCCCACCGACCCGTGA
- a CDS encoding TOBE domain-containing protein → MTQMRVSEAAELLGVSTDTVRRAIETGRLPSRKDGSGRAVVEGADVAALAQEQAHPAEVGAVGASSPRNQLRGVVTRIVSDSVMSQVDIQAGPFRLVSLLSTEAVREMDLQVGSVAIATVKATNVSVGVPA, encoded by the coding sequence ATGACGCAGATGCGTGTTTCTGAGGCGGCCGAGCTGCTGGGGGTGTCGACCGACACGGTCCGGCGCGCGATCGAGACCGGCCGGTTGCCGAGCCGCAAGGACGGCAGCGGTCGCGCCGTCGTCGAGGGGGCGGACGTCGCCGCGCTGGCGCAGGAGCAGGCGCACCCGGCCGAGGTCGGCGCGGTGGGCGCCTCCTCGCCCCGCAACCAGCTGCGCGGGGTCGTGACCCGCATCGTCAGCGACAGCGTGATGTCGCAGGTCGACATCCAGGCCGGACCGTTCCGGCTGGTCTCGCTGCTGTCCACGGAGGCGGTGCGCGAGATGGACCTGCAGGTCGGGTCGGTCGCGATCGCGACGGTCAAGGCGACCAACGTCAGCGTCGGGGTGCCTGCGTGA
- a CDS encoding SGNH/GDSL hydrolase family protein: MSGSAPSEHPLRLVHGDSGPSVHGQAGSIRPVPRAWSSYVAIGDSFTEGMSDPDPDTPGAYVGWADRLAALLSAHVDDFSYANLAVRGRKLADVAGPQLDAALALQPDLLSIVGGGNDILRPKADIDGLAAQLDAAVARARATGADVLMATPTDPAGAPIIGRTRGRAAAYIAHIWSIAQRHGCYVLNQWACDFLKDWRMWAQDRIHMTPEGHRRIALTAYVALGHTADEADWRAPLPPQAPAGTVETLRGHARWAREYAGPWVQRRLTGRSSGDHVLAKRPELRPLGE; the protein is encoded by the coding sequence GTGAGCGGGTCCGCACCGTCCGAGCACCCGCTGCGGCTGGTCCACGGCGACTCCGGCCCGAGCGTGCACGGGCAGGCCGGGAGCATCCGCCCCGTCCCGCGCGCCTGGAGCAGCTACGTCGCGATCGGCGACTCCTTCACCGAGGGCATGAGCGACCCCGACCCGGACACGCCGGGCGCCTACGTCGGCTGGGCCGACCGGCTCGCCGCCCTGCTCTCGGCGCACGTCGACGACTTCTCCTACGCCAACCTCGCGGTGCGGGGCCGCAAGCTCGCTGACGTGGCTGGCCCACAGCTCGACGCCGCGCTCGCGCTGCAGCCCGACCTGCTGAGCATCGTCGGCGGCGGCAACGACATCCTGCGCCCCAAGGCCGACATCGACGGCCTCGCCGCGCAGCTCGACGCGGCCGTCGCCCGGGCGCGTGCCACCGGCGCCGACGTGCTCATGGCGACCCCCACCGACCCGGCCGGGGCGCCGATCATCGGGCGGACGCGGGGGCGGGCGGCGGCATACATCGCGCACATCTGGTCCATCGCGCAGCGGCACGGGTGCTACGTGCTCAACCAGTGGGCGTGCGACTTCCTCAAGGACTGGCGGATGTGGGCGCAGGACCGGATCCACATGACGCCCGAGGGGCACCGCCGGATCGCGCTGACCGCCTACGTCGCGCTCGGGCACACCGCGGACGAGGCCGACTGGCGGGCGCCGCTGCCGCCGCAGGCACCGGCCGGGACGGTCGAGACGCTGCGCGGGCACGCGCGGTGGGCGCGGGAGTATGCCGGTCCCTGGGTGCAGCGGCGGCTCACCGGACGGTCCTCGGGGGACCACGTGCTGGCCAAGCGGCCCGAGCTGCGGCCTCTCGGGGAGTGA
- a CDS encoding uracil-DNA glycosylase — protein sequence MTPTPLRDLVHPSWADALAPAEETVAELGEFLRGEVAAGRGYLPGGDHVLRVFTRPLDDVRVLIVGQDPYPTPGHAIGLSFSVAPDVSPVPRSLQNIYTELVDDLGVPRPTSGDLSPWADAGVMLLNRVLTVRPGTPASHRGQGWEQVTDLAIDALVRRGGPLVAILWGRDARNLAPRLGDVPRVESAHPSPLSARGGFFGSRPFSRADELLRQQGGEAIDWRLP from the coding sequence GTGACCCCCACCCCCCTGCGCGACCTCGTGCACCCCAGCTGGGCTGACGCCCTGGCGCCCGCCGAGGAGACCGTCGCCGAGCTGGGCGAGTTCCTGCGCGGGGAGGTGGCGGCCGGCCGCGGTTATCTGCCCGGCGGTGACCACGTGCTGCGCGTCTTCACCCGGCCGCTCGACGACGTGCGCGTGCTCATCGTGGGGCAGGACCCCTACCCCACGCCCGGGCACGCCATCGGCCTCAGCTTCTCCGTGGCGCCCGACGTCTCCCCCGTGCCGCGCAGCCTGCAGAACATCTACACCGAGCTGGTCGACGACCTGGGTGTGCCCCGCCCCACCAGCGGCGACCTGTCGCCGTGGGCGGACGCCGGGGTCATGCTGCTCAACCGGGTGCTCACCGTGCGCCCGGGCACGCCGGCCAGCCACCGCGGCCAGGGCTGGGAGCAGGTCACCGACCTCGCGATCGACGCGCTCGTGCGCCGCGGCGGGCCGCTCGTGGCGATCCTGTGGGGCCGGGACGCGCGCAACCTCGCTCCCCGGCTCGGGGACGTCCCCCGGGTCGAGAGCGCCCACCCGTCACCGCTCTCGGCGCGGGGCGGCTTCTTCGGCAGCCGGCCGTTCAGCCGGGCCGACGAGCTGCTCCGCCAGCAGGGCGGCGAGGCGATCGACTGGAGGCTGCCGTGA
- a CDS encoding DUF3263 domain-containing protein has translation MGAARSVQQVEPPPGLSERDQEILDFENRHWTYAGSKEQGIKDLFDLSSTRYYQLLNQLIDDEAALAYKPLLIKRLRRDRSRRQRARSMRRLGIES, from the coding sequence ATGGGCGCTGCCAGGAGCGTGCAGCAGGTGGAACCGCCCCCCGGGCTGTCCGAGCGGGACCAGGAGATCCTCGACTTCGAGAACCGTCACTGGACCTACGCCGGCTCCAAGGAGCAGGGCATCAAGGACCTGTTCGACCTGAGCTCGACGCGCTACTACCAGCTGCTCAACCAGCTCATCGACGACGAGGCGGCGCTGGCCTACAAGCCCCTGCTCATCAAGCGCCTGCGACGGGACCGTTCGCGGCGGCAGCGGGCGCGCTCGATGCGCCGGCTCGGCATCGAGAGCTGA
- a CDS encoding formate--tetrahydrofolate ligase, which yields MLTDVEIAQGATLERIADIAERLGLSEEEYEPYGHDKAKISLQVLDRLADRPDGKLVLVTAINPTAAGEGKTTTNVGLSMALNRIGAQAITTLREPSLGPCFGMKGGAAGGGYAQVVPMDDINLHFTGDFHAITSAHNLLAALLDNSLHQGNPLRLDPKRITWKRVLDMNDRALRNIVIGMGKKGDGVVRESGFEITVASEIMAALCLATGLEDLKERFGRIVVGYTVDKEPVTAGQLEAAGAMAMLMKDAIKPNLVQTLENTPAIIHGGPFANIAHGNNSVLATRTALKLADYVVTEAGFGADLGAEKFFDIVAPAGGLRPDAAVIVATVRALKLNGGAQKSELGTEDVEALGAGLVNLEQHLENLAKFGVPVVVALNRFPSDTDAELDLVRERCGQLGVDVALSEVFTRGGEGGEDLARAVVELCERGSDYAPLYAEGTGLREKIETIATQIYRADGVDFAPTARTQLSELTEAGYGELPVCMAKTQSSFSDDPTLLGAPRGFTITVRELVVNAGAGFVVALTGDIMRMPGLPKVPAALGMDIAEDGTITGLS from the coding sequence ATGTTGACCGACGTTGAGATCGCGCAGGGGGCCACGCTGGAGCGCATCGCCGACATCGCGGAGCGGCTCGGGCTGAGCGAGGAGGAGTACGAGCCCTACGGGCACGACAAGGCCAAGATCTCGCTGCAGGTGCTCGACCGCCTCGCGGACCGGCCGGACGGCAAGCTCGTCCTCGTCACCGCGATCAACCCGACCGCGGCTGGAGAGGGCAAGACCACGACCAACGTCGGCCTCTCGATGGCCCTCAACCGGATCGGCGCGCAGGCCATCACCACCCTGCGGGAGCCCTCGCTCGGCCCCTGCTTCGGCATGAAGGGCGGCGCGGCCGGGGGCGGGTATGCCCAGGTCGTCCCGATGGACGACATCAACCTGCACTTCACCGGTGACTTCCACGCCATCACCTCGGCGCACAACCTGCTCGCCGCGCTGCTGGACAACTCGCTGCACCAGGGCAACCCGCTGCGCCTGGACCCCAAGCGCATCACCTGGAAGCGCGTGCTCGACATGAACGACCGCGCCCTGCGCAACATCGTCATCGGCATGGGCAAGAAGGGTGACGGGGTGGTGCGGGAGTCCGGTTTCGAGATCACCGTGGCCAGCGAGATCATGGCGGCCCTGTGCCTGGCGACCGGCCTCGAGGACCTCAAGGAGCGCTTCGGCCGCATCGTCGTGGGCTACACCGTCGACAAGGAGCCGGTCACCGCCGGGCAGCTGGAGGCGGCCGGGGCCATGGCGATGCTCATGAAGGACGCCATCAAGCCCAACCTCGTGCAGACGCTGGAGAACACCCCGGCGATCATCCACGGCGGTCCGTTCGCCAACATCGCGCACGGCAACAACTCGGTGCTCGCCACGCGCACCGCGCTCAAGCTCGCCGACTACGTCGTCACCGAGGCCGGCTTCGGGGCCGACCTGGGCGCCGAGAAGTTCTTCGACATCGTCGCCCCGGCGGGCGGCCTGCGCCCCGACGCCGCGGTCATCGTCGCGACCGTCCGCGCGCTCAAGCTCAACGGCGGGGCGCAGAAGTCCGAGCTCGGCACCGAGGACGTCGAGGCGCTCGGCGCGGGGCTGGTCAACCTCGAGCAGCACCTGGAGAACCTCGCGAAGTTCGGCGTGCCCGTCGTCGTCGCCCTCAATCGCTTCCCGAGCGACACCGACGCCGAGCTCGACCTGGTGCGCGAGCGCTGCGGCCAGCTCGGCGTCGACGTGGCGCTCTCGGAAGTCTTCACCCGGGGCGGCGAGGGTGGGGAGGACCTCGCCCGAGCGGTCGTCGAGCTGTGCGAGCGGGGCAGCGACTACGCCCCGCTGTATGCCGAGGGCACCGGTCTGCGGGAGAAGATCGAGACGATCGCCACGCAGATCTACCGCGCCGACGGGGTGGACTTCGCGCCCACCGCCCGCACCCAGCTCTCCGAGCTGACGGAGGCGGGCTACGGCGAGCTGCCGGTCTGCATGGCCAAGACCCAGTCCTCCTTCTCCGACGACCCGACGCTGCTCGGGGCGCCGCGCGGCTTCACCATCACCGTGCGCGAGCTCGTCGTCAACGCCGGCGCCGGCTTCGTCGTCGCCCTCACCGGCGACATCATGCGGATGCCGGGACTGCCCAAGGTCCCCGCGGCGCTCGGCATGGACATCGCGGAGGACGGCACGATCACGGGGCTCAGCTGA
- a CDS encoding sodium:solute symporter family transporter, with the protein MTADVMLPLADSGGQGMPDFTVRALDLSVIIGYLVLSRIIPLVVGSRMQKKAHAEAKASGGKDSDASEDYFLGGRNFIWPFVGLSLVATNMSGATFVGLAGGAYEQGISIFAYEWMSAVILVVFIFFILPFYLRSKVFTLPEFLEQRYDRRARMAFAGFNLFANMFIDMAAALFAGAVVVKVLYPDIPMIVSVAVLAILAAIYTVIGGLGAVMVSDSIQATITLLGGVIVLIATFNAIESWDSMAQVAGDEKMSLILPADHPDLPWPGLLTGVLVVGLYYWTTNQLVVQRTLGARSLDHGRWGSLLAGFIKLAFLFLFIFPGVMALSLYPNLENPDTVFPTLVFDLLPVGLRGLILAAVIAAITSTVDSILNSASTIVTMDFVKTLRPDTSQRGLVFSGRVATVVALVVAILWAPFIAQFDTLYNYLQSVLSFLVPPVVAVFLVGIASKRISATAAFLTLVIMQPLGLLMFIFTQVLPEEPSIQFLYAAGISTGLSVLLLVVVSLLGPSPDESKTAELTWKSEYWTEESQALRGTAAWANYRVLSVVLLLATAVIVVVWA; encoded by the coding sequence ATGACGGCCGACGTCATGCTCCCGCTCGCGGACAGCGGCGGACAGGGTATGCCCGACTTCACCGTCCGCGCGCTCGACCTGTCGGTGATCATCGGCTACCTCGTGCTCAGCCGGATCATCCCGCTCGTCGTGGGGTCGCGGATGCAGAAGAAGGCGCACGCCGAGGCGAAGGCCAGCGGCGGCAAGGACAGCGACGCCTCCGAGGACTACTTCCTCGGCGGCCGCAACTTCATCTGGCCCTTCGTCGGGCTCTCGCTCGTCGCGACGAACATGTCCGGCGCCACCTTCGTCGGGCTCGCCGGCGGTGCCTACGAGCAGGGCATCTCGATCTTCGCCTACGAGTGGATGTCGGCGGTCATCCTCGTCGTCTTCATCTTCTTCATCCTGCCGTTCTACCTGCGCTCCAAGGTGTTCACGCTGCCGGAGTTCCTCGAGCAGCGCTACGACCGGCGGGCGCGCATGGCCTTCGCGGGCTTCAACCTCTTCGCCAACATGTTCATCGACATGGCGGCCGCCCTCTTCGCCGGGGCCGTCGTGGTCAAGGTCCTCTACCCCGACATCCCCATGATCGTCTCGGTCGCGGTGCTCGCGATCCTGGCCGCGATCTACACCGTCATCGGCGGCCTGGGCGCGGTCATGGTCAGCGACTCGATCCAGGCCACGATCACCCTGCTCGGCGGGGTCATCGTGCTCATCGCGACCTTCAACGCGATCGAGTCGTGGGACTCCATGGCGCAGGTCGCCGGCGACGAGAAGATGAGCCTCATCCTGCCGGCGGACCACCCCGACCTGCCCTGGCCGGGGCTGCTCACCGGCGTCCTCGTCGTCGGGCTCTACTACTGGACCACCAACCAGCTCGTGGTGCAGCGCACCCTCGGGGCCAGGTCGCTGGACCACGGCCGCTGGGGCTCGCTGCTGGCCGGCTTCATCAAGCTGGCCTTCCTCTTCCTCTTCATCTTCCCGGGGGTGATGGCGCTCTCGCTCTACCCGAACCTGGAGAACCCGGACACGGTCTTCCCGACGCTGGTCTTCGACCTGCTGCCGGTCGGCCTGCGTGGGCTCATCCTCGCCGCGGTCATCGCCGCGATCACCTCGACGGTCGACTCGATCCTCAACTCGGCCTCGACCATCGTCACGATGGACTTCGTCAAGACGCTGCGGCCGGACACCTCGCAGCGGGGCCTGGTCTTCAGCGGGCGGGTCGCGACCGTCGTGGCGCTCGTCGTCGCGATCCTGTGGGCACCGTTCATCGCCCAGTTCGACACGCTCTACAACTACCTGCAGTCGGTGCTGTCCTTCCTCGTGCCACCGGTGGTCGCGGTCTTCCTCGTGGGGATCGCCTCCAAGCGGATCAGCGCCACCGCGGCCTTCCTCACCCTGGTGATCATGCAGCCGCTCGGGCTGCTGATGTTCATCTTCACGCAGGTGCTGCCGGAGGAGCCGTCCATCCAGTTCCTCTACGCCGCGGGCATCAGCACGGGGCTCTCGGTCCTGCTGCTCGTCGTCGTCAGCCTGCTCGGGCCCTCGCCGGACGAGTCGAAGACGGCCGAGCTCACCTGGAAGTCGGAGTACTGGACCGAGGAGTCGCAGGCGCTGCGGGGCACGGCGGCCTGGGCGAACTACCGGGTGCTCTCGGTCGTCCTGCTCCTCGCCACCGCCGTCATCGTCGTCGTCTGGGCCTGA
- a CDS encoding universal stress protein: protein MTFPTRILLATDGSPSAALARDRVIDLVRHTEAEVHVVHVALVSPWTNPSPLSPSLRERIEAEARPVLADTVSQLEGAHVGVGGSHLRTGRATDEILRLRDEIDADLIVIGSRGQNAFVRVLLGNDAEGIVRHAPCAVLVVRTEEGAR, encoded by the coding sequence ATGACGTTCCCGACCCGGATCCTGCTCGCGACGGACGGCTCGCCCAGCGCGGCCCTGGCCCGTGACCGCGTCATCGACCTGGTGCGGCACACCGAGGCCGAGGTGCACGTGGTGCACGTCGCCCTCGTCTCGCCATGGACCAACCCCAGCCCCCTCAGCCCGTCCCTGCGCGAACGCATCGAGGCCGAGGCGAGACCGGTGCTGGCCGACACGGTCTCCCAGCTCGAGGGCGCGCACGTCGGGGTCGGCGGCAGCCACCTGCGGACCGGCCGTGCCACCGACGAGATCCTGCGACTGCGCGACGAGATCGACGCCGACCTCATCGTCATCGGCAGCCGCGGGCAGAACGCCTTCGTGCGCGTGCTGCTCGGCAACGATGCCGAGGGGATCGTCCGCCACGCACCCTGCGCGGTGCTCGTCGTCCGCACCGAGGAGGGCGCGCGATGA
- a CDS encoding MBL fold metallo-hydrolase: protein MSEATWREVAPGVHVRRHDELKLNCGLVVGEERSLVIDTRSFHAHGRELLEAVREITGTELVVVNTHAHYDHCFGNAAFRDSQIYAHPGAAEGLRRTGEHQRQQVVDHLRATDREHLAEQVEETEIVLPFYLVEQDTELDLGGRTVELQYAGRGHTDHDLAVGVPDAGVVFVGDLVEEGADPAMEDAFPMEWAPTLRSLLERPSGVLADSWVPGHGHVVDRTFVETQAEQLATMAERFTEVLGTGIAGVDSLANAGRGLGLTEDTLRLAAVRALELRH, encoded by the coding sequence ATGAGTGAGGCGACCTGGCGAGAAGTGGCTCCGGGGGTCCACGTCCGTCGGCACGACGAGCTCAAGCTCAACTGCGGTCTGGTCGTGGGCGAGGAGCGTTCCCTCGTCATCGACACCCGCAGCTTCCACGCGCATGGCCGCGAGCTGCTCGAGGCGGTCCGCGAGATCACCGGCACCGAGCTCGTCGTCGTCAACACCCACGCGCACTACGACCACTGCTTCGGCAACGCGGCCTTCCGCGACTCCCAGATCTACGCCCACCCCGGCGCCGCCGAGGGGCTGCGCCGCACCGGCGAGCACCAGCGGCAGCAGGTCGTCGACCACCTGCGCGCGACCGACCGCGAGCACCTGGCCGAGCAGGTCGAGGAGACCGAGATCGTGCTGCCGTTCTACCTCGTCGAGCAGGACACCGAGCTCGACCTGGGCGGCCGCACCGTGGAGCTGCAGTATGCCGGCCGCGGCCACACCGACCACGACCTGGCGGTCGGGGTGCCCGACGCCGGGGTCGTCTTCGTCGGCGACCTCGTCGAGGAGGGCGCCGACCCGGCGATGGAGGACGCCTTCCCGATGGAGTGGGCGCCGACGCTGCGCTCGCTGCTGGAGCGGCCCAGCGGTGTGCTCGCCGACAGCTGGGTCCCCGGGCACGGGCACGTCGTCGACCGCACCTTCGTCGAGACGCAGGCCGAGCAGCTGGCGACCATGGCCGAGCGCTTCACCGAGGTGCTGGGCACCGGCATCGCCGGGGTGGACTCGCTGGCCAACGCCGGTCGCGGCCTGGGCCTCACCGAGGACACGCTGCGGCTGGCCGCCGTGCGCGCGCTCGAGCTGCGGCACTGA